In Pseudomonas sp. GCEP-101, one DNA window encodes the following:
- the pdeM gene encoding ligase-associated DNA damage response endonuclease PdeM: MSTLHPSSRAVQVAGHELWLLAEKAIWWPQQQVLMVADIHFGKAASYRALGQPVPGGTTAGNLQRLDALLARLPCRRLIFLGDFLHSREGRTEHTLASLTEWRSRHPSLAITLVRGNHDRHAGDPPGELAIEVVAEPLLLGPFALQHEPARCPGHHVLAGHLHPAFVLRGRGRQQVRLPCFVIGDGLSLLPSFGHFTGAMTWQPDADQRIFVVGDGGVWEVPGPPNER, from the coding sequence ATGAGCACGCTGCATCCGTCCTCCCGGGCCGTGCAGGTCGCCGGCCACGAGCTCTGGCTGCTGGCGGAAAAGGCGATCTGGTGGCCGCAGCAGCAGGTCCTGATGGTCGCCGACATCCATTTCGGCAAGGCGGCCAGCTACCGCGCACTGGGCCAGCCGGTACCCGGTGGCACCACCGCTGGCAACCTGCAGCGGTTGGACGCCCTGCTGGCGCGCCTGCCGTGCCGGCGGCTGATCTTCCTCGGCGACTTCCTGCACAGCCGCGAGGGTCGCACCGAGCACACCCTCGCCAGCCTGACCGAGTGGCGCAGCCGGCATCCGTCGCTGGCCATCACGCTGGTGCGCGGCAACCACGACCGGCACGCGGGCGACCCGCCCGGAGAGCTGGCCATCGAGGTGGTGGCGGAGCCGCTGCTGCTGGGCCCCTTCGCACTGCAACACGAGCCCGCCCGCTGTCCCGGCCATCATGTGCTGGCCGGGCACCTGCACCCGGCATTCGTCCTGCGCGGGCGCGGCCGGCAACAGGTGCGCCTGCCCTGCTTCGTGATCGGCGACGGGCTGAGCCTGCTGCCCTCCTTCGGCCATTTCACCGGCGCCATGACCTGGCAGCCTGACGCCGACCAGCGGATTTTCGTGGTGGGCGACGGCGGCGTCTGGGAGGTACCGGGCCCGCCGAACGAGCGATGA
- a CDS encoding STAS domain-containing protein yields MTDTSLAELFKHNEQQLLAQWLEAQRAVGLRLDLIDERTVQQNSQELLKTFTMALAQGARDFDSPAWKPLKSQLERLSLAQARQGFSPSETATFIFSLKEPLFTLLQQQQPDTSIEAVWQISKLIDQLGLFSLEYFMTGREAVIREQQESLLELSTPVVELWDGVLAVPLIGALDSNRTQIVMESLLQKIVETESDLAIIDITGVPTVDTMVAQHLLKTITAAKLMGARCIISGIRPQIAATIVHLGVELGDVVTKASLADAFKLALKQLGVRMVSPAKAH; encoded by the coding sequence ATGACCGACACTTCGCTTGCAGAACTCTTCAAACACAACGAACAACAGCTCCTCGCACAGTGGCTGGAAGCGCAGCGCGCCGTAGGGCTGCGGCTGGACCTGATCGACGAGCGCACGGTGCAGCAGAACTCCCAGGAACTGCTCAAGACCTTCACCATGGCGCTGGCCCAGGGCGCGCGGGACTTCGACTCGCCGGCCTGGAAGCCGCTGAAATCCCAGCTCGAACGCCTGTCCCTGGCCCAGGCGCGGCAGGGCTTCAGCCCGTCGGAGACGGCGACCTTCATCTTCTCCCTGAAGGAGCCGCTGTTCACCCTGCTGCAGCAGCAGCAGCCCGATACGTCCATCGAGGCGGTGTGGCAGATCAGCAAGCTGATCGACCAGCTCGGCCTGTTCAGCCTGGAATATTTCATGACCGGCCGCGAGGCGGTGATCCGCGAACAGCAGGAAAGCCTGCTGGAGCTGTCCACGCCGGTGGTTGAACTCTGGGACGGGGTACTGGCGGTGCCGCTGATCGGCGCGCTGGACAGCAACCGCACGCAGATCGTCATGGAGTCGCTGCTGCAGAAGATCGTCGAGACCGAGTCGGACCTGGCGATCATCGACATCACCGGCGTGCCGACCGTGGACACCATGGTCGCCCAGCACCTGCTCAAGACCATCACCGCCGCCAAGCTGATGGGCGCGCGTTGCATCATCAGCGGCATCCGCCCGCAGATCGCGGCGACCATCGTGCACCTGGGCGTGGAGCTCGGCGACGTGGTGACCAAGGCCTCCCTGGCGGATGCGTTCAAGCTGGCGCTCAAGCAACTGGGCGTGCGCATGGTCAGCCCGGCCAAGGCCCACTGA
- a CDS encoding amino acid permease, translating into MSRPLKLDAPRERRLSGALRQRHITMISLGGIIGAGLFVGSSATIGAIGPAAFLSYLAAGIVVMLVMRMLGEMAVAIPGVGSFTEYARLGLGNWVGFTSGWLYWYFWVIVVAVEAVVGADILKQWIPLPAWAIGLSLLAIMTAINCLSVKSYGEFEYWFASLKVFAIIVFIGLGCAYLFGWAPSTSALLGNLVNDRGFMPYGIGAVLAGVPTVIFAVGGAEIATIAAAESDDPSKSVAAMTRSVIFRVIAFYVASILLIVCIVPWGSIVPGHSPFVAAMEVMKVPGATLIMQGVVLVAVLSALNSGLYVSSRILFGLSERGDAPASLSQLTGRKVPRMAVLLSSVIGYIAIAAAIASPQGVFLFLVNASGAIMLFVYLAIAVAQVRLRRQLEREAPQRLTLRMWLFPGLSYAVIASIVGVLLAMAFQDDLRIQLLASLVSLAVVSAAHLLVRRRRSRLKVSESRVAVGRG; encoded by the coding sequence ATGAGCCGGCCACTGAAGCTCGACGCCCCGCGCGAGCGCCGCCTGAGCGGTGCATTGCGCCAGCGCCACATCACCATGATCTCGCTGGGCGGCATCATCGGCGCGGGATTGTTCGTCGGCAGCAGCGCCACCATCGGCGCCATCGGCCCGGCAGCCTTCCTGAGTTATCTCGCCGCCGGCATCGTGGTGATGCTGGTGATGCGCATGCTGGGCGAGATGGCGGTGGCGATTCCCGGCGTCGGCTCCTTCACCGAGTACGCCCGCCTGGGCCTGGGCAACTGGGTGGGCTTCACCAGCGGTTGGTTGTACTGGTACTTCTGGGTGATTGTCGTGGCGGTGGAGGCGGTGGTCGGCGCCGACATCCTCAAGCAGTGGATCCCGCTGCCGGCCTGGGCCATCGGCCTGAGCCTGCTGGCGATCATGACCGCCATCAATTGCCTGTCGGTGAAGTCCTACGGCGAATTCGAGTACTGGTTCGCCTCGCTCAAGGTGTTCGCCATCATCGTCTTCATCGGCCTGGGCTGCGCCTACCTGTTCGGCTGGGCGCCGAGCACCAGCGCGCTGCTGGGCAACCTGGTCAACGACCGCGGCTTCATGCCCTATGGCATCGGCGCGGTGCTGGCTGGCGTACCGACGGTGATTTTCGCCGTGGGCGGCGCGGAGATCGCCACCATCGCCGCGGCCGAGTCGGATGATCCGTCCAAGAGCGTCGCCGCCATGACGCGCTCGGTGATCTTCCGGGTGATCGCCTTCTACGTCGCGTCGATCCTGCTGATCGTCTGCATCGTGCCCTGGGGCAGCATCGTACCGGGGCATTCTCCCTTCGTTGCGGCCATGGAAGTGATGAAGGTGCCGGGCGCGACCCTGATCATGCAGGGCGTGGTGCTGGTGGCGGTGCTCTCGGCGCTCAACTCCGGGCTCTATGTGTCCTCGCGCATCCTCTTCGGCCTCAGCGAGCGCGGCGATGCGCCGGCCTCGCTGTCGCAACTGACCGGCCGCAAGGTCCCGCGCATGGCAGTGCTGCTCAGCAGCGTGATCGGCTATATCGCCATCGCCGCCGCCATTGCCTCGCCACAGGGGGTGTTCCTGTTCCTGGTGAACGCGTCGGGGGCGATCATGCTGTTCGTCTACCTGGCGATCGCCGTCGCCCAGGTGCGTCTGCGTCGCCAGCTGGAGCGCGAAGCGCCGCAGCGCCTGACGCTGCGCATGTGGTTGTTCCCGGGGTTGTCCTACGCGGTGATCGCCTCGATCGTCGGGGTGCTGTTGGCCATGGCCTTCCAGGATGATCTGCGCATCCAGCTGCTGGCCAGCCTGGTGAGCCTGGCGGTGGTCTCGGCGGCGCATTTGCTGGTGCGTCGGCGACGTTCGCGCCTGAAGGTCAGCGAGTCGCGCGTGGCGGTAGGGCGCGGCTGA
- a CDS encoding ATP-binding SpoIIE family protein phosphatase, producing the protein MNDAALQFNLAVSHSAHVDAARRAAVNLARDAGVGQALLDRLTLVVQEMARNLVLHASGGEMLYFQDDDHLQLLAVDRGPGMQDVARCLSDSFSTAGTMGAGLGAIRRQADTFDLYSVPGQGTVLFAGFDLHERNDPLQVAGISTPYPGEESCGDAWARKGNRLMVCDGLGHGHAASLVATRAREIFLQHDLNLPQETLLERMHHALASTRGGAVALAEVLPQQAEVRFCAMGNILGVLDDGRSRSMVSGNGTVGYRIGRIKSFSYPWSPSTVLLMASDGIGTRFNLGAYPGLASRHPAVIAGVLQRDFRRHNDDATLVVLKHA; encoded by the coding sequence ATGAACGACGCGGCGCTACAGTTCAATCTCGCGGTATCGCACAGCGCGCATGTCGACGCCGCGCGCCGCGCGGCGGTCAACCTGGCGCGCGACGCCGGCGTCGGCCAGGCGCTGCTCGACCGCCTGACCCTGGTGGTGCAGGAGATGGCGCGCAACCTGGTGTTGCACGCCAGCGGCGGGGAGATGCTCTATTTCCAGGATGACGACCACCTGCAACTGCTCGCCGTGGACCGCGGGCCGGGCATGCAGGACGTGGCGCGCTGCCTGAGCGACAGCTTTTCCACCGCCGGCACCATGGGCGCAGGTCTTGGCGCGATCCGGCGGCAGGCCGACACCTTCGACCTCTATTCCGTGCCCGGCCAGGGCACGGTGCTGTTCGCCGGCTTCGACCTGCACGAGCGCAACGACCCGCTACAGGTCGCCGGCATCAGTACGCCCTACCCCGGCGAAGAAAGCTGCGGCGACGCCTGGGCGCGCAAGGGCAACCGCCTGATGGTCTGCGACGGCCTGGGCCATGGCCACGCCGCCAGCCTCGTCGCGACGCGGGCGCGGGAGATATTCCTGCAACATGATCTGAACCTGCCACAGGAAACGCTGCTCGAACGTATGCACCATGCTCTGGCTTCCACCCGTGGCGGCGCCGTGGCGCTGGCCGAAGTCCTGCCGCAACAGGCGGAGGTGCGCTTCTGCGCCATGGGCAACATCCTCGGCGTGCTCGATGACGGACGCAGCCGCAGCATGGTGTCGGGCAACGGCACGGTGGGGTACCGGATCGGCCGGATCAAGAGCTTCAGCTACCCCTGGTCGCCGTCCACCGTGCTGCTGATGGCCTCCGATGGCATCGGCACGCGTTTCAACCTGGGCGCCTATCCGGGCCTTGCCTCCCGCCATCCCGCGGTGATCGCGGGCGTTCTGCAGCGCGACTTCCGTCGGCACAACGACGACGCAACCCTGGTGGTGCTCAAACATGCCTGA
- a CDS encoding ATP-binding protein: protein MPDHFRIATVRIREEIDVVTCRQSARQIASWLELPHLEQIRFATAVSELARNTYQYAGEGLFHFDISSNAQGLLERLCLEALDNGPGIADIERILDGSYVSHTGMGLGLRGARRLMDEFDLRTGAEGTRIRACKYITGARATPTPARIQSIRQQLQHSGAADPFVELQLSGSELLLTAGELQDKQRELEAINLELENTNKGVVALYSELEKANEEVREASASKSRFFANMTHEIRTPINIVENISKLLLNGHDGPLNPEQQRQVGFISEAAAELSGLVNELLDLSKAESGRSEISPSHFTLAEFTEQLRQCAGAIALRYPQLQWQVAAPASDVALQTDRHLLFQVMRNLIDNAFKYTPQGRVSVRTYLPDDETVEFLVEDTGIGIAPENQGKVFEEFLRIRNPELAKVQGTGLGLPLAQRLASLLHGSISLDSSPGRGSRFLLRLRRRHDEATASDAPLDLSGINVLVVDDSEADRYLLNKLLSPYQASVHEACNGAASIEMLYEVRPDLIFLDLDLPDIAGEDLLDNMDWGLHARVVINTAKPLDDAARQHLARHSRAIVQKSATDYGEQVLREVSRLMEEHHHGR from the coding sequence ATGCCTGACCACTTTCGCATCGCCACCGTCCGCATCCGCGAGGAAATCGACGTGGTGACCTGTCGCCAGAGCGCGCGGCAGATCGCCAGCTGGCTGGAGCTGCCGCACCTCGAGCAGATCCGCTTCGCCACCGCCGTGTCCGAACTGGCGCGCAACACCTACCAGTACGCCGGCGAAGGGCTCTTTCATTTCGACATCAGCAGCAACGCGCAGGGCCTGCTGGAGCGCCTGTGCCTGGAAGCCCTGGACAACGGGCCGGGCATCGCCGACATCGAGCGCATCCTCGACGGCAGCTATGTCTCCCACACCGGCATGGGCCTGGGGCTGCGCGGCGCCCGGCGGCTGATGGACGAGTTCGACCTGCGCACCGGCGCCGAGGGCACGCGCATCCGCGCCTGCAAGTACATTACCGGCGCCCGCGCCACGCCCACCCCGGCGCGCATCCAGAGCATCCGCCAGCAACTGCAGCACAGCGGCGCCGCCGACCCCTTCGTCGAGCTGCAACTGAGCGGCAGCGAACTGCTGCTCACCGCCGGCGAACTGCAGGACAAGCAGCGGGAGCTCGAAGCCATCAACCTCGAACTGGAGAACACCAACAAGGGCGTGGTGGCGCTCTATTCGGAGCTGGAGAAAGCCAACGAGGAAGTGCGCGAGGCGAGCGCCTCCAAGAGCCGCTTCTTCGCCAACATGACCCACGAGATCCGCACGCCGATCAATATCGTCGAGAACATCAGCAAGCTGCTGCTCAACGGCCACGACGGCCCGCTCAACCCCGAGCAGCAGCGCCAGGTGGGCTTCATCAGCGAGGCCGCCGCCGAACTGTCGGGGCTGGTCAATGAACTGCTCGACCTGTCCAAGGCCGAGTCCGGCCGCAGCGAGATCTCGCCCTCGCACTTCACCCTGGCCGAGTTCACCGAGCAGCTGCGCCAGTGCGCCGGCGCCATCGCGCTGCGTTACCCGCAGTTGCAGTGGCAGGTCGCGGCGCCCGCCAGCGACGTCGCCCTGCAGACCGACCGGCACCTGCTGTTCCAGGTGATGCGCAACCTGATCGACAACGCCTTCAAGTACACGCCGCAGGGGCGCGTCAGCGTGCGCACCTACCTGCCCGACGACGAGACGGTCGAGTTCCTCGTCGAGGACACCGGCATCGGCATCGCCCCGGAAAACCAGGGCAAGGTCTTCGAGGAATTCCTGCGCATCCGCAACCCGGAACTTGCCAAGGTACAGGGCACCGGCCTGGGCCTGCCGCTGGCGCAACGCCTGGCGAGCCTGCTGCACGGCTCCATCAGCCTGGACAGCAGCCCCGGCCGCGGCAGCCGCTTCCTGCTGCGCCTGCGCCGCCGGCACGACGAGGCGACCGCCAGCGATGCACCGCTGGATCTGAGCGGCATCAACGTGCTGGTGGTGGATGACAGCGAGGCGGACCGCTACCTGCTGAACAAACTGCTGAGCCCCTACCAGGCCTCGGTCCACGAGGCGTGCAACGGCGCCGCCAGCATCGAGATGCTCTACGAGGTGCGCCCCGACCTGATCTTCCTCGACCTGGACCTGCCGGACATCGCCGGCGAGGACCTGCTCGACAACATGGACTGGGGCCTGCACGCCCGCGTGGTGATCAACACCGCCAAGCCTTTGGACGACGCCGCCCGCCAGCACCTGGCGCGCCATTCGCGGGCCATCGTACAGAAGTCGGCCACCGATTATGGCGAACAGGTCCTGCGCGAGGTGTCGCGCCTGATGGAGGAGCACCACCATGGGCGCTAA
- a CDS encoding STAS domain-containing protein, producing the protein MVDRIPILKMGRYLLLSIQVDMHDQLAMDLQEDLTEQIVRHKARGVLIDISALEIVDSFIGRMLSHIANVSRILDAKVIVVGMQPAVAITLVELGLSLEGIATALNIEKGMRWLENSLDEEDDDGGPESDDDTNAPSETGN; encoded by the coding sequence ATGGTAGATCGTATTCCGATCCTCAAGATGGGCCGCTACCTGCTGCTGAGCATCCAGGTGGACATGCATGACCAACTGGCCATGGACCTGCAGGAAGACCTCACCGAGCAGATCGTCCGGCACAAGGCGCGCGGCGTGCTCATCGACATTTCGGCGCTGGAAATCGTCGACTCCTTCATCGGCCGGATGCTCTCGCACATCGCCAACGTGTCGCGGATTCTCGATGCCAAGGTGATCGTGGTGGGCATGCAGCCGGCGGTGGCCATCACCCTGGTAGAGCTGGGCCTCTCCCTGGAAGGCATCGCCACCGCGCTGAACATCGAGAAAGGCATGCGCTGGCTGGAAAACAGCCTGGATGAAGAGGACGACGACGGGGGGCCGGAGAGTGACGACGACACAAACGCTCCCTCTGAAACAGGAAACTGA
- a CDS encoding anti-sigma regulatory factor yields the protein MVIRQKVRQAAEQIRLGLVSQTKIVTAASEIARNALLYGGGGQCVVEITQRDGRAAVRLVISDQGPGIANIEQALVDGYTTGNGLGLGLSGSRRLVDQFAIQSEPGTGTTIELWKWK from the coding sequence GTGGTCATCCGCCAGAAGGTCCGCCAGGCGGCCGAGCAGATACGGCTGGGGCTGGTCTCGCAGACCAAGATCGTCACCGCCGCCAGCGAGATCGCGCGTAACGCCCTGCTCTACGGCGGCGGCGGGCAATGCGTGGTGGAAATCACCCAGCGCGACGGCCGCGCGGCGGTCCGCCTGGTGATCAGCGACCAGGGGCCGGGCATCGCCAACATCGAACAGGCGCTGGTGGACGGCTACACCACGGGCAACGGCCTGGGCCTGGGGCTCAGCGGGTCGCGCCGGCTGGTGGATCAGTTCGCCATCCAGAGCGAACCAGGGACAGGTACGACCATCGAACTATGGAAGTGGAAATGA
- a CDS encoding ATP-binding response regulator has product MGAKKVLVIDDLEANRYILRKIVAGGSQYEVLEAATGAEGLELILQGVDVVILDINLPDMTGFELIQRAEKRLGPKRLPAIINISATFVSGKDKATGLNVGARAYLTHPINPDELIATIGSLLKSSTRLQRVERQRDWAEARTEQISTEKIMLERFMRSFSHDLRSPLAAATMATGLMLRSPTRRTDELLKIVEDNLRRVDNMVANLLDISHVSVGGGIQLRGEATDLGAWMHDAIATLGLQVSNPLALQIDGALGEVIWDTTAFLRILENLVGNAAKHGAPEQPICLALSRQEQHICLRVSNTGSFPVEVLNNLATPYFISTRSDTKGWGLGLPIVKALCESFGGRVGFCNEGSRAVVDITLPARLE; this is encoded by the coding sequence ATGGGCGCTAAGAAGGTCCTGGTCATCGACGACCTCGAAGCCAACCGCTACATCCTGCGCAAGATCGTCGCCGGCGGATCGCAATACGAAGTGCTGGAAGCGGCCACCGGCGCCGAAGGCCTGGAGCTGATCCTGCAAGGCGTGGACGTGGTCATCCTGGACATCAACCTGCCGGACATGACCGGCTTCGAGCTGATCCAGCGGGCCGAGAAACGCCTGGGGCCCAAACGCCTGCCGGCGATCATCAACATCTCGGCCACCTTCGTCAGCGGCAAGGACAAGGCCACCGGCCTGAACGTCGGCGCCCGCGCCTACCTGACCCACCCGATCAACCCCGACGAGCTGATCGCCACCATCGGCAGCCTGCTCAAGAGCAGCACCCGGCTGCAGCGGGTCGAGCGCCAGCGCGACTGGGCCGAGGCGCGTACCGAGCAGATCAGCACGGAGAAGATCATGCTCGAGCGCTTCATGCGCTCCTTCAGCCACGACCTGCGCTCGCCGCTCGCCGCCGCCACCATGGCCACCGGGCTGATGCTGCGCAGCCCCACCCGGCGCACCGACGAATTGCTGAAGATCGTCGAGGACAACCTGCGCCGCGTCGACAACATGGTCGCCAACCTGCTGGACATCTCCCATGTCAGCGTCGGCGGCGGCATCCAGCTGCGCGGCGAGGCGACCGACCTGGGCGCCTGGATGCACGACGCCATCGCCACCCTCGGCCTGCAGGTCAGCAACCCGCTGGCGCTGCAGATCGACGGCGCGCTGGGCGAAGTGATCTGGGATACCACCGCCTTCCTGCGCATCCTCGAGAACCTGGTGGGCAACGCCGCCAAGCATGGCGCGCCGGAGCAGCCCATCTGCCTCGCGCTGTCCCGCCAGGAGCAGCACATCTGCCTGCGCGTCAGCAACACCGGCAGCTTCCCGGTGGAGGTGCTGAACAACCTCGCCACGCCCTACTTCATCTCCACCCGCAGCGACACCAAGGGCTGGGGCCTGGGGCTGCCCATCGTCAAGGCGCTGTGCGAAAGCTTCGGCGGCCGGGTGGGGTTCTGCAACGAAGGCAGCCGCGCGGTGGTCGACATCACCTTGCCGGCGCGGCTGGAATGA
- a CDS encoding ligase-associated DNA damage response DEXH box helicase produces MAPRPSAQWFAARGWKPFAFQKEVWRAVAAGESGLLHASTGAGKTYAVWFAALDRFAQAEPAGGASRPRKPAVAPLTLLWITPMRALAADTARALQAPLDDLAIDWSVGVRTGDTDSAARARQDRRLPSALITTPESLTLLLTRADAHEAFAHLRLLVVDEWHELLGNKRGVQLQLALARLRRWRPELQVWGLSATLGNLAHAREVLMPSGRLVQGKTAKDLRIDTLLPPGIERFPWAGHLGLRMLPQVVDELDGSATTLVFTNTRSQAETWYQALLDARPDWAGLLALHHGSLSREVRDWVELALKQGQLKAVVCTSSLDLGVDFLPVERVLQIGSAKGVARLMQRAGRSGHAPGRASRATLVPTHSLELLEAAAARAAVAEGKVEARLAPERPLDVLVQHLVSMALGGGFHAEAMLAEVRSAWSYRALSDGEWQWALAFIRHGGHSLTAYPDYRRAEPDADGLWQVPDARLARRHRMSIGTIVSDASVTVRFWGKAGGGSLGSIEEGFIARLRPGDTFLFAGRTLELVEVDNMTVYVRRATGRKAAIPRWNGGRMPLSGELADAMLEQLDAADQGRYASAEMRLLRPLLDTQKAWSALPGKATLLAETLKSREGWHLFLYPFAGRSVHLGLASLLAWRLARDKPLSFSLAVNDYGLELLCASPVDFASALTPALFDSTDLLPEVLASLNAGELARRRFREIARIAGLVFTGYPGAPKSARQLQASSGLFFEVFKQYDPDNLLLVQAQQEVLRQELDVQRLQQTLQRMQSLRLDLHAVRRATPFAFPLLVERFRESLSSEKLADRIRRMVADLEQAAGPGAYVGDPSVPLSVDNEHRPPRPRRPRHTKDGRPRPPRQRPER; encoded by the coding sequence ATGGCGCCGCGCCCGTCCGCCCAGTGGTTCGCCGCGCGCGGCTGGAAGCCCTTCGCCTTCCAGAAGGAGGTCTGGCGCGCCGTCGCGGCCGGCGAGTCGGGGCTGCTGCATGCCTCCACCGGCGCCGGCAAGACCTATGCGGTGTGGTTCGCCGCGCTGGACCGCTTCGCCCAGGCGGAGCCGGCCGGCGGGGCAAGCCGCCCGCGCAAGCCCGCCGTGGCGCCGCTGACGCTGCTGTGGATCACCCCCATGCGCGCGCTGGCCGCCGACACCGCCCGTGCCCTGCAAGCGCCGCTGGACGACCTGGCAATCGACTGGAGCGTCGGCGTGCGCACCGGCGACACCGACAGCGCCGCCCGCGCCCGCCAGGATCGCCGCCTGCCCAGTGCTCTGATCACCACGCCCGAGAGCCTGACCCTGCTGCTGACCCGCGCCGACGCACACGAAGCCTTCGCCCACCTGCGCCTGCTGGTGGTGGACGAATGGCACGAACTGCTGGGCAACAAGCGCGGCGTGCAGCTGCAGCTCGCCCTCGCCCGCCTGCGCCGCTGGCGGCCGGAACTACAGGTGTGGGGGTTGTCCGCCACCCTCGGCAACCTGGCCCACGCCCGCGAGGTGCTGATGCCCAGCGGGCGCCTGGTGCAAGGCAAGACCGCCAAGGACCTGCGCATCGACACGCTGCTGCCGCCGGGCATCGAGCGCTTCCCCTGGGCCGGGCACCTGGGCCTGCGCATGCTGCCGCAGGTGGTCGACGAGCTGGACGGCAGCGCCACCACGCTGGTGTTCACCAACACCCGCTCCCAGGCGGAAACCTGGTACCAGGCGTTGCTGGACGCGCGCCCCGACTGGGCCGGGCTGCTCGCTCTGCACCACGGCTCGCTGTCGCGGGAGGTGCGCGACTGGGTCGAACTGGCGCTCAAGCAGGGCCAGCTCAAGGCGGTGGTGTGCACCTCCAGCCTGGACCTGGGCGTGGACTTCCTGCCGGTGGAGCGCGTGCTGCAGATCGGCTCGGCCAAGGGCGTGGCGCGCCTGATGCAGCGCGCCGGGCGCTCCGGCCACGCGCCGGGGCGCGCCTCGCGGGCGACCCTGGTGCCGACCCACAGCCTGGAGCTGCTGGAGGCCGCCGCCGCCCGCGCGGCGGTGGCCGAGGGCAAGGTCGAGGCGCGGCTGGCCCCGGAGCGCCCGCTCGACGTGCTGGTCCAGCACCTGGTGAGCATGGCCCTGGGCGGCGGCTTCCACGCCGAGGCGATGCTCGCCGAGGTGCGCAGCGCCTGGTCCTACCGAGCACTGAGCGACGGCGAATGGCAGTGGGCGCTGGCCTTCATCCGCCACGGCGGCCATTCGCTCACCGCCTACCCCGATTACCGCCGCGCCGAGCCCGACGCCGACGGCCTCTGGCAGGTGCCCGATGCGCGCCTGGCGCGGCGCCACCGCATGAGCATCGGCACCATCGTCAGCGACGCCAGCGTGACGGTGCGCTTCTGGGGCAAGGCCGGCGGCGGCTCGCTGGGCAGCATCGAGGAAGGCTTCATCGCCCGCCTGCGCCCCGGCGACACCTTCCTCTTCGCCGGCCGCACGCTGGAGCTGGTGGAGGTGGACAACATGACCGTCTACGTGCGCCGCGCCACCGGCCGCAAGGCCGCCATCCCGCGCTGGAACGGCGGGCGCATGCCGCTCTCCGGCGAGCTGGCCGATGCCATGCTGGAGCAACTCGACGCGGCGGACCAGGGCCGCTACGCCAGCGCCGAGATGCGCCTGCTGCGGCCGCTGCTCGACACCCAGAAGGCCTGGTCGGCGCTGCCGGGCAAAGCCACCTTGCTGGCCGAAACCCTGAAGTCCCGCGAAGGCTGGCACCTGTTCCTCTACCCGTTCGCCGGCCGCTCGGTGCACCTGGGGTTGGCCAGCCTGCTCGCCTGGCGGCTGGCCCGCGACAAGCCGCTGAGCTTCTCCCTCGCGGTCAACGACTACGGCCTGGAGCTGCTGTGCGCCAGCCCGGTGGATTTCGCCAGCGCCCTGACGCCGGCGCTGTTCGACAGCACGGACCTGCTGCCGGAGGTGCTCGCCAGCCTGAATGCCGGCGAGCTGGCGCGGCGGCGCTTCCGCGAGATCGCGCGGATCGCCGGGCTGGTGTTCACCGGCTACCCGGGAGCGCCGAAAAGCGCGCGCCAGTTGCAGGCCTCCAGCGGCCTGTTCTTCGAGGTGTTCAAGCAGTACGACCCGGACAACCTGCTGCTGGTGCAGGCCCAGCAGGAAGTGCTGCGCCAGGAACTGGACGTGCAGCGCCTGCAACAGACCCTGCAGCGCATGCAGTCGCTGCGCCTGGATCTGCATGCCGTCAGGCGCGCCACGCCGTTCGCCTTCCCGTTGCTGGTCGAGCGCTTCCGCGAAAGCCTGAGCTCGGAGAAGCTCGCCGACCGCATCCGCCGGATGGTCGCCGACCTCGAACAGGCCGCCGGTCCCGGTGCCTATGTCGGCGACCCGAGCGTGCCGCTGAGCGTGGACAACGAGCACCGCCCGCCCCGGCCGCGCCGGCCCCGGCACACCAAGGATGGCCGGCCGCGGCCACCCCGGCAGCGGCCTGAGCGATGA